The genome window GCACGCCGATCAGCGTGCCCAGCAGCGCCCCCAGCAGGCAGAAGCTGAGGTTCTGCAGGGTCATCGCCTCGCTGAAGCCCAGCATAAGCAGGTCGATAAAGCTCATTGGATCCTCCCCAGGACGCCCGTCAGACGGGCCACAGCGGCACCTGGACGCCCAGGCCATAGACGAAGACCAGCGCGCCGAAAACGGTCAGCCCCACCGCAAGCAGCAGCGTGTGGGTCCACTTGCCGCCCGGATCGGCCAGCGAGCCGGCGACGATCAGCCACAGCGAGGCCAGCACGAAGCCCAGATGCGTCGCCGCATAGGCGAAGACGACGATGGCCAAGGTGATGACCAGCACCGGGCGCAGCCTGACGGATTCGATGGCCTGGGCCGGGCGGCGCAGCGCCGGGATGCCCACCCCAAGCCCCACGGCGATCAGCAGGATACAGACGACGCGGGGCAGGAAGCCCGGCCCCATCTGCGCCAGCGAGCCGGGGTCGAGCCCCCAGCCCATGACCAGCCCGAGCGCGCCGAGACCGACGAAGATCGCCGCCGTCAGCAGGTCGGGCTTGTCGCCCTTGTCGGGCACGCTCGGGCCAGCCATCACTGCTCCTGCTTGATCAGTTGGAAGATCTGGGTGTAGCGCTCCAGCCGCGCCGGCATGGCCGCGGACCAGTCGGCGCCCGACTGATAGGACAGCGGGATGCCCTGCTGCTTGGCCTTTTCCTGGAATGCGGGATCGGCGATGGCGGCATCGACGGCTTCGGACAGGCGGGCGCGGATCTCCTCGGGGACATCGCAGCGGGCGGCAAGGCCGCGTTCCGAGGACATGATCACGTCATAGCCCAGCTCTTTCGCCGTCGGCAGGTCGGGCGCCAGGGTCGAGCGTTCTTCCGAGAACTGCGCCAGCGCCCGGAAGGAATCCTGGTCGCTGGTGGCATATTCGCCGACATTCAGGCCGATCATGGTGACATGGCCGCCCAGCAGCGCGGTCTTGGCCTCGTTCGCGCCGCCGAAGGGCACCGCGGTCAGGTCGATGCCGGCCGCCTGTTCCAGTTGCAGCATCGCCAGATGCTCGTCCGTGCCCATGCCGGTGGTCGCCACCGAGACGGCGCCGGGATGTTCCTTGGCGAAGGCCACGACATCCTCCAGCGACTGGAATTTCGAATCCGGCTGGACGATGAAGGTGCCCGGATCCTCGACGATGCGGGCGATCGGGCAGATCTCGGCCGGGTCGAAACGCAGCTTGCGGTCGATGCGCATGGTCAGGAAGCCCGGCGTGTTCAGCGACGACACGGTATGGCCGTCCGGCCGGGCCTGCGACAGCGCGGTATAGGCGATCTCGCCCGAGGCGCCGGGGCGGTTCAGCACCGGGAACTGGGTGTCCAGCTCGGTCTCGAGAAAGGGCGCCAGGGTGCGCAGCATGATGTCGGTGCCGCCGCCGGGGGCGAAGGCCACGATCATCTCGATCGGGCGGTCGGTCGGCCAGTCCGCCAGCGCGGCGCTGGCCATGCCTGCGGTCAGGGCCGCCGCCAGGGGCAGCGAAATAAGGGCTTTCATCTGATCTATCCTCCCAGAAAGCGGGCCACGGTCCCATCCGTGGCCCAAGTCATGCCGGACTCAGGCCGGAAACTCGCATCCAAGCCGCTTCAGGGCCGCATCGACCCAGGAGCG of Paracoccus sp. TOH contains these proteins:
- a CDS encoding tripartite tricarboxylate transporter TctB family protein, encoding MAGPSVPDKGDKPDLLTAAIFVGLGALGLVMGWGLDPGSLAQMGPGFLPRVVCILLIAVGLGVGIPALRRPAQAIESVRLRPVLVITLAIVVFAYAATHLGFVLASLWLIVAGSLADPGGKWTHTLLLAVGLTVFGALVFVYGLGVQVPLWPV
- a CDS encoding tripartite tricarboxylate transporter substrate binding protein translates to MKALISLPLAAALTAGMASAALADWPTDRPIEMIVAFAPGGGTDIMLRTLAPFLETELDTQFPVLNRPGASGEIAYTALSQARPDGHTVSSLNTPGFLTMRIDRKLRFDPAEICPIARIVEDPGTFIVQPDSKFQSLEDVVAFAKEHPGAVSVATTGMGTDEHLAMLQLEQAAGIDLTAVPFGGANEAKTALLGGHVTMIGLNVGEYATSDQDSFRALAQFSEERSTLAPDLPTAKELGYDVIMSSERGLAARCDVPEEIRARLSEAVDAAIADPAFQEKAKQQGIPLSYQSGADWSAAMPARLERYTQIFQLIKQEQ